A genome region from Populus alba chromosome 3, ASM523922v2, whole genome shotgun sequence includes the following:
- the LOC118054286 gene encoding uncharacterized protein: MEGSFAKDLYSESLQLSNAELGSKPIANGDLQDDGGSLWDDSVEELDRESDLDREWQRRHDQFHTIGYRDGLIAGKEDSAQEGFNVGFKQSVLVGYNWGVVRGVTSVVACLPDDLKEKLIETQEKRNKFQGLYESVHSISTVDALKFFHDDILRKKAMEQRELEKASSDVARMNKDDSSCCSNLENYVGELQSLLLDSPTIKSHLSVKATPVQN, translated from the exons ATGGAAGGCAGTTTTGCTAAGGACCTTTATTCAGAAAGTTTGCAACTTTCAAATGCTGAATTGGGTTCTAAGCCCATTGCTAATG GTGACTTGCAGGATGATGGTGGGTCATTGTGGGATGATTCTGTTGAGGAGTTGGATAGAGAATCTGATTTAGACCGGGAGTGGCAGAGGAGACATGATCAATTTCACACG ATTGGCTATCGTGATGGTCTCATAGCAGGAAAAGAAGATTCTGCACAAGAGGGATTTAATGTTGGTTTTAAGCAATCAGTGCTTGTAGGATACAACTGGGGTGTTGTTAGAGGTGTTACCAG TGTGGTTGCCTGCCTGCCAGATGACTTGAAGGAGAAGCTGATTGAAACgcaggaaaaaagaaacaaatttcagGGTTTGTATGAATCAGTGCACTCTATTTCTACAGTGGATGCTCTTAAGTTCTTTCATGATGACATATTGAGAAAGAAAGCAATGGAGCAAAGGGAGCTTGAGAAGGCAAGTTCTGATGTAGCCAGAATGAACAAGGATGATAGCTCATGCTGCAGTAATCTCGAAAATTATGTTGGAGAGCTTCAATCACTTCTTCTTGACTCGCCTACAATCAAGTCACATTTATCAGTAAAAGCAACTCCTGTACAGAACTGA
- the LOC118054275 gene encoding protein trichome birefringence-like 38 codes for MDSGTRRSSCVLFAIFITFSCLCFSSSSKTLQTSTTKKNVWEWTKWQKSDCNRYEGSWVQDTSYPLYNSSACPFIRKEFDCQKYGRPDHLYLQYRWQPSACDLPRFDGKDFLEKLEGKKIMFIGDSVSLNHYESLLCLLHAAVPDARITTQTSNSTNTVTFEDHGVSISVFQTHYLVDIEQEQIGRVLKLESIKDGNTWKDMDVLVFNTWLWWYRRGPKQPWDYVQEGQSILKDMDRMVAFQKGLTTWAKWVDSDVDTSKTTVIFQGISPFHYHGEEWDEPGATNCGKETEPVSGSSYPGGSPLALQVVEDVLSTIKKPVHLLNITTLSQLRKDGHPSSYNGFKGMDCTHWCVAGVPDTWNELLYTAIIS; via the exons ATGGATTCTGGGACTAGAAGATCCTCTTGTGTCCTTTTTGCCATCTTTATCACATTTTCTTGTCTTTGTTTCTCGTCCTCATCAAAGACTCTGCAAACCTCTACAACGAAGAAGAACGTCTGGGAGTGGACAAAATGGCAAAAGAGTGATTGCAACAGGTATGAAGGAAGTTGGGTTCAAGACACTTCGTATCCTCTCTACAATTCATCAGCCTGTCCTTTTATCCGCAAGGAATTTGACTGTCAAAAATATGGACGCCCTGATCACCTATACCTTCAATATAGATGGCAGCCTAGTGCCTGTGACTTGCCCAG GTTCGATGGTAAAGATTTCTTGGAGAAGTTGGAGGGCAAGAAGATAATGTTTATAGGGGACTCTGTTAGTCTCAACCATTACGAGTCACTGTTGTGCTTGCTTCATGCAGCCGTTCCTGATGCCAGGATCACAACGCAGACGAGTAACTCGACTAACACAGTGACATTCGAG GATCATGGTGTATCAATATCGGTGTTTCAAACGCACTACTTAGTAGACATTGAACAAGAACAAATCGGCCGAGTATTGAAACTTGAATCGATCAAGGATGGAAACACATGGAAGGATATGGATGTTTTAGTGTTCAATACTTGGCTTTGGTGGTACCGGAGAGGACCGAAGCAACC ATGGGATTATGTTCAAGAAGGGCAGAGTATACTCAAGGACATGGACCGTATGGTAGCTTTTCAGAAAGGTTTAACAACTTGGGCAAAATGGGTCGATTCGGATGTCGATACGAGTAAAACCACAGTTATTTTTCAGGGAATTTCTCCATTTCATTACCA TGGAGAGGAATGGGACGAACCAGGCGCGACAAATTGTGGAAAGGAGACAGAGCCAGTTAGCGGATCAAGTTACCCTGGTGGTTCACCATTGGCATTGCAAGTAGTAGAAGACGTGTTAAGTACTATAAAGAAACCTGTTCATTTACTTAATATAACAACTCTTTCACAGCTGAGAAAAGATGGACATCCGAGCTCTTACAATGGCTTTAAGGGCATGGATTGTACTCATTGGTGTGTTGCAGGAGTTCCAGATACTTGGAATGAACTTCTCTACACAGCTATTATCAGTTAG
- the LOC118054276 gene encoding protein trichome birefringence-like 38 codes for MISRTTASCFLFHMLTILSLLCLANSSRKLWRENSCNMYRGSWVHDMSYPLYDSSACHFIRKEFDCLMYGRPDHLYLQYRWQPSDCNLPRFDGQYFLKKLKGKKVMYVGDSLSLNNFQSMVCLLHAAVPDSNITRNSKNSVTTVIFQDYGVSVSHFQSPYLVDIEKEEIGRILKLDSIKDGKTWKDIDVLVFYSWGWWYREGPRQPWDYIQEGETIVKDMNRKVAFHKGLTTWAKWVDSDVDPKKTTVFFQSISPSHYNGREWNEPGVTNCANQTEPMSGSTNPGGSPLELQIVEDVLSAIKKPVHFLNITALSQLRKDAHPGSYNGVRPMDCTHWCVAGLPDTWNALLYATLINQK; via the exons ATGATTTCTAGGACTACAGCATCTTGTTTCCTTTTTCACATGTTGACGATACTTTCACTTCTTTGTTTGGCGAACTCATCAAGAAAGCTGTGGCGAGAGAATAGCTGCAACATGTACCGAGGGAGCTGGGTTCATGACATGTCCTATCCTCTCTACGATTCATCTGCCTGCCATTTTATTCGAAAAGAATTTGATTGTTTAATGTATGGTCGCCCTGATCACCTCTATCTTCAATATAGATGGCAGCCCAGTGACTGCAACTTGCCAAG GTTTGATGGTCAATATTTCTTGAAGAAGTTAAAGGGGAAGAAGGTTATGTATGTAGGGGACTCTCTGAGTCTAAACAATTTTCAATCGATGGTATGCTTGCTCCATGCAGCTGTGCCTGATTCCAATAtcacaagaaattcaaaaaactctGTTACCACAGTGATATTCCAG GATTATGGAGTGTCAGTGAGTCACTTCCAGTCTCCATACTTAGTAGacattgaaaaagaagaaattggcAGGATCTTGAAACTTGACTCCATCAAGGATGGCAAAACATGGAAGGATATTGATGTTCTTGTTTTCTACTCTTGGGGGTGGTGGTACCGGGAAGGACCTCGGCAGCC ATGGGATTATATTCAAGAAGGCGAAACCATAGTTAAGGACATGAATCGTAAGGTTGCTTTTCACAAAGGCTTAACAACATGGGCAAAATGGGTCGATTCGGATGTTGATCCAAAAAAAACTactgttttttttcaaagcatttctCCATCTCATTACAA TGGCAGGGAATGGAACGAGCCGGGAGTGACAAATTGTGCAAACCAGACAGAACCAATGAGTGGATCAACTAACCCTGGTGGTTCACCATTAGAGTTGCAAATAGTGGAAGATGTACTAAGTGCTATCAAGAAACCAGTTCATTTTCTCAATATAACAGCTCTCTCACAGCTAAGGAAAGACGCACATCCTGGCTCTTATAATGGCGTTAGGCCAATGGACTGTACTCATTGGTGTGTTGCTGGCCTCCCAGATACCTGGAATGCACTTCTCTATGCAACTCTTATCAATCAGAAATGA
- the LOC118054260 gene encoding uncharacterized protein, which produces MVQRKVPKKLGIQADHVKSEKRLGNLKPSSCQHQDGKNRGPDMKKKMKRSRSIKISDIESLKSSSPLRKAISQPGKLPPLNGTTTAAAPQKQFMIKITDGSPNYMKSTSSSEARKERSQVSPLNTQTGSNGKSLHYRNSGNSRFSPASGSKPARTLSKTSSLKLVRTPSFKPTRGTAKKCSRVALCADVSTQKATCSSTLKDSKFPAYLMLNPGGTEAEGTSVMKVCPYTHCSLNGHHHKPVTPLRCFLKARRRSLKVQNSMKLEDLSPRRARSSGDGTEEIHGGLLDFSDDKPVIQEVGKDFFIEIYANNTEDWAYETEKRTENEGKTANAFLREPEGQINESCFYAGHEAAAEEDNSNHVSESSSDESQESEIDFEENFSDTNAAEINVAVGFVREDEKHGDTDCLLTFSEGEAIMGSCDNRSDIEGECQASMEEDDNISEATGMEWEEDQPSTSEIGAEDDDLNKHDKFWTKVGFTPEIEKLDWSEDSEIITSDDVVSNCTEEILADEVLREFFSEETASIDMQCSDSDSESDIIPHYWQILQSIQVAGNLAYDKPSAAEDAFEAPKTEEKDEEAGRDLRDAVTTSASIRESIVEPIRARENIQENNETDKSLGDGENGCTADISAEALNGHQEDKSLQAENAAIRPHISEKRDMIGTNKEEEIDQLIEVAENNQEFAIAEFPDGEAGEATEDREQVAKAELQFEIHVSDSPQDFSEADQDDAELHANGNHMTTSEEDGSSQDLVDATTPTEPLNHQLDEQDETNNVLENENLFEEDKDEAKKIEILTAMVFEAPSNSRTHEINSTGDDTGEAEKMEVEVCNESDTAETFLSANNGATSTGSKRPFVYTRGNPNQELQYTCNNRKWTIGEKKPIKDLEEEREFNPREPNFLPVVSDPEAEKVDLKHQMMDDRKNSEEWMLDYALRQAVTKLAPARKRKVALLVEAFEKVLPTPKYETHIKHTSATFSHTRPIQACR; this is translated from the coding sequence AATCATCATCACCTTTGAGGAAAGCCATATCACAGCCTGGGAAGCTGCCTCCTCTCAATGGTACGACAACTGCAGCAGCACCACAGAAGCAGTTTATGATCAAAATAACTGATGGTTCACCGAATTATATGAAGTCAACCAGTAGTTCAGAGGCAAGAAAGGAGCGTTCCCAGGTGAGTCCCTTGAATACTCAAACTGGTTCAAATGGTAAGAGCCTGCATTACAGAAACTCTGGGAATTCGAGATTTAGCCCTGCTTCTGGTAGCAAACCAGCAAGAACTTTATCAAAGACATCTAGTTTGAAGCTGGTGAGGACTCCTAGTTTTAAGCCAACGAGAGGTACTGCGAAGAAATGTTCTAGAGTAGCTCTTTGTGCTGATGTGAGTACACAAAAAGCTACCTGTTCTTCAACCCTGAAGGATTCGAAGTTTCCTGCGTACCTCATGCTTAATCCTGGGGGTACTGAAGCAGAGGGAACTTCAGTCATGAAGGTCTGCCCATACACCCACTGCTCTCTTAACGGTCATCATCACAAACCTGTAACTCCGCTGAGGTGCTTCTTGAAGGCAAGGAGGCGTTCGTTGAAGGTCCAGAATAGTATGAAATTGGAGGATTTATCCCCACGCAGAGCCAGGTCATCTGGCGATGGAACAGAAGAAATTCATGGCGGACTGTTGGATTTTTCTGATGACAAACCTGTGATACAAGAAGTTGGAAAGGATTTCTTTATTGAAATCTACGCTAACAATACAGAAGATTGGGCCTATGAAACCGAAAAGAGGACAGAGAATGAAGGCAAGACAGCAAATGCTTTTTTGAGAGAACCTGAAGGACAGATTAATGAGTCCTGCTTTTACGCTGGCCATGAAGCCGCGGCTGAAGAAGACAACAGCAATCACGTTTCTGAGAGCTCGTCAGATGAATCACAGGAATCAGAGATTGATTTTGAGGAAAACTTTAGTGATACAAATGCAGCAGAGATCAATGTTGCAGTGGGTTTCGTCAGAGAAGATGAAAAGCATGGGGATACAGACTGCTTACTGACCTTCTCTGAAGGAGAAGCAATCATGGGAAGCTGTGACAACAGGAGTGACATTGAAGGGGAATGCCAAGCGAGTATGGAGGAAGATGATAACATCTCTGAAGCAACTGGCATGGAGTGGGAGGAGGACCAACCTTCGACTTCAGAGATTGGTGCAGAAGATGATGATTTGAACAAACATGATAAATTTTGGACCAAAGTCGGGTTCACACCAGAAATCGAGAAACTTGATTGGAGTGAGGATTCTGAGATCATAACGTCTGATGATGTAGTCAGCAACTGTACAGAGGAAATTCTAGCTGATGAGGTACTGCGAGAATTTTTTTCAGAGGAAACTGCCTCTATTGATATGCAATGCAGCGATAGCGATTCTGAATCAGATATTATACCCCACTATTGGCAGATTCTCCAATCTATCCAAGTGGCAGGGAACTTGGCTTATGATAAACCTTCTGCAGCTGAAGATGCATTTGAGGCAccaaaaacagaggagaaagatgaagaagctGGGAGAGATCTGAGAGATGCTGTGACCACTTCAGCTTCAATAAGGGAATCAATTGTGGAACCAATAAGAGCCAGAGAGAACATTCAGGAGAATAATGAAACAGATAAATCTCTTGGAGATGGTGAAAATGGTTGCACGGCAGACATTTCAGCTGAAGCTTTAAATGGTCACCAGGAGGATAAATCTCTTCAAGCTGAAAATGCAGCTATAAGACCTCATATTTCTGAAAAGAGAGATATGATTGGAACAAACAAAGAGGAAGAAATCGATCAGCTCATCGAAGTTGCAGAAAATAATCAAGAATTTGCCATTGCTGAATTCCCTGATGGTGAAGCTGGAGAAGCAACAGAAGATCGAGAGCAAGTTGCCAAAGCTGAATTGCAATTTGAAATCCATGTTTCTGATTCACCACAGGATTTTTCTGAAGCTGATCAAGATGATGCTGAACTACATGCCAATGGAAACCACATGACAACTAGTGAAGAGGATGGTTCAAGTCAAGATCTTGTTGATGCCACCACTCCAACTGAGCCTCTTAACCACCAATTGGATGAGCAGGATGAGACAAACAATGTTCTTGAGAACGAGAACTTATTTGAGGAAGATAAAGATGAAGCTAAAAAGATCGAAATCCTAACTGCCATGGTTTTTGAGGCTCCGAGTAATTCAAGAACGCATGAAATCAACTCCACTGGAGATGATACAGGAGAAGCTGAGAAGATGGAAGTGGAAGTTTGTAACGAGTCAGATACAGCAGAAACCTTCCTCTCTGCCAATAATGGAGCAACGAGCACAGGATCAAAGCGCCCATTCGTATACACAAGAGGAAATCCCAATCAAGAACTTCAATATACCTGCAACAACAGGAAGTGGACAATCGGAGAAAAGAAACCCATCAAGGACttggaggaagagagagaattCAACCCAAGAGAACCAAATTTCCTTCCCGTTGTTTCTGATCCAGAGGCAGAAAAGGTCGATCTCAAGCATCAAATGATGGATGACAGGAAAAATTCTGAGGAATGGATGCTTGATTATGCACTACGACAGGCTGTCACCAAACTCGCTCCAGCTAGGAAGAGGAAGGTGGCACTACTTGTTGAAGCTTTTGAAAAAGTCTTGCCAACACCGAAATATGAAACTCATATCAAGCATACATCAGCAACATTTTCTCACACAAGACCTATTCAAGCTTGTAGATGA